The Anopheles merus strain MAF chromosome 2L, AmerM5.1, whole genome shotgun sequence genome has a segment encoding these proteins:
- the LOC121593521 gene encoding vesicle-associated membrane protein 2 isoform X2: MSAPDGLAPGAAAGGEPGADGIVGGPRTPQQIAAQKRLQQTQAQVDEVVDIMKTNVEKVLERDQKLSELDDRADALQQGASQFEQQAGKLKRKFWLQNLKMMIIMGVIGLVILAIIVAKFMPADQPQQPMMMMGGQPMQQIPMQQMPAAPPAQPAAPAALVQDVSALLTGGGAQLIKN; this comes from the exons GTCGGCCCCAGATGGTCTTGCACCGGGTGCAGCGGCGGGCGGCGAGCCGGGAGCGGATGGAATCGTCGGAGGACCACGGACGCCTCAGCAGATCGCGGCACAGAAGCGACTGCAGCAAACGCAGGCACAGGTCGACGAG GTTGTGGATATCATGAAGACGAACGTCGAGAAGGTGCTGGAAAGAGATCAGAAGCTGTCGGAACTGGACGATCGAGCCGATGCGCTGCAGCAGGGCGCGTCGCAGTTTGAACAGCAGGCCGGCAAACTGAAGAGGAAATTCTGGCTACAGAATCTAAAA atgatgataataatggGAGTCATTGGTCTCGTCATACTCGCGATTATTGTAG CGAAATTCATGCCTGCCGATCAACCGCAGcaaccgatgatgatgatgggcggCCAGCCGATGCAACAGATACCGATGCAGCAGATGCCGGCCGCACCACCGGCCCAACCGGCTGCACCGGCCGCCCTGGTACAGGACGTTTCCGCCCTGCTAACTGGTGGTGGCGCTCAGCTGATCAAGAACTAA
- the LOC121593521 gene encoding vesicle-associated membrane protein 2 isoform X1, translating into MSGEQQAESAPDGLAPGAAAGGEPGADGIVGGPRTPQQIAAQKRLQQTQAQVDEVVDIMKTNVEKVLERDQKLSELDDRADALQQGASQFEQQAGKLKRKFWLQNLKMMIIMGVIGLVILAIIVAKFMPADQPQQPMMMMGGQPMQQIPMQQMPAAPPAQPAAPAALVQDVSALLTGGGAQLIKN; encoded by the exons GTCGGCCCCAGATGGTCTTGCACCGGGTGCAGCGGCGGGCGGCGAGCCGGGAGCGGATGGAATCGTCGGAGGACCACGGACGCCTCAGCAGATCGCGGCACAGAAGCGACTGCAGCAAACGCAGGCACAGGTCGACGAG GTTGTGGATATCATGAAGACGAACGTCGAGAAGGTGCTGGAAAGAGATCAGAAGCTGTCGGAACTGGACGATCGAGCCGATGCGCTGCAGCAGGGCGCGTCGCAGTTTGAACAGCAGGCCGGCAAACTGAAGAGGAAATTCTGGCTACAGAATCTAAAA atgatgataataatggGAGTCATTGGTCTCGTCATACTCGCGATTATTGTAG CGAAATTCATGCCTGCCGATCAACCGCAGcaaccgatgatgatgatgggcggCCAGCCGATGCAACAGATACCGATGCAGCAGATGCCGGCCGCACCACCGGCCCAACCGGCTGCACCGGCCGCCCTGGTACAGGACGTTTCCGCCCTGCTAACTGGTGGTGGCGCTCAGCTGATCAAGAACTAA